The nucleotide sequence GTATATTTTACAGTGTATTGTGTAAAATCTATTAATTTTGTGCAGCTTATTTTAGGcccacatttttttatcatcgTTTACAAAGAACAATaatcttatttttttctatctCTCTTCAaagtttttatttcactatttttttctattatatttatttggcGAACTTTTGTGAACtgcttatttatatatatatatatatatatttatttatttatttatttatttattaaatttactGACttatctattttatttttatgtttacaaaaaatgtatatgcGTAAATAAACACATGAACATAACTATCATATACAATcatctatttttattattttaaaaatacaattataAAAGCAATTTTGTTTTCAGTATATACCATCACTAATCAAGTACAATACacaaaaattgtaaaatactaaaattattataacatgcacgtatatataaatatattttatagtattatatgcatatattttatgaaaaaattaaaaaaatgagctATTTTCTTTCTATATgcataaagaaaaaaatatcctTATGACTAGCATAGTTTATTCCCTTTAATGCTTGCATTACATTCAGattaaatcattttttttgtttattttattgggAAATTTAAACACATTCAAGCTGCATACTCGTTATATTCAAATGCATGGATATACACATTATTGTTcttaattgtttttttcacctaagtatataatatcaCCACTCACACACATAGCGTATGacgaaatataaaagaaatcaAATTTAAACAGAATAATTAAACGATGTTAGAAACAATAttgattattataaaataaaatacaaaatgaaaGAGGGGGGGAAATCTACATCATTTGGCCATGTTTTAACAAATCAtgtgataatttttttctcgatcttattaataaatgtcTTGATTTTActttcatatattaatgggtttttattttcaaaagcgggaattttaaataaatcagAAAGTTTGGATGTATTCAGCAAAAAGGTATTTGGAAATGAATATGTAGAATATTTGAAAACGAATAAAAATGTCTATTCAATCATTAATCCAccttatgataaaattgttatCCTTTTAATTGATTCACTAAGATTTGATTTTACACTTTATGATCCAAATTATGATAAAGAATGGGAATCGAATATGATGCTCAAAAATGGGGGTGGGAAAAAAGTAGGAAATGGAAACAGCAGTATAAATACCCTCATTgaacaaaacaaaattaaattatatttaaacaatatgataaatttacataacattttaaaaaaaaaaaaaaaaaatactcgATTATTTCGATTTGAAGCAGACCCACCAACGATTACAACAGCTCGACTAAAATCAATACTAGTAggaaatatatcaaattacATGGATATCAATGAAAATTTCAATCCCAGTGATAATATACAAGACAATTTTATCgatcaattatatattaataaaaaatatgttacaGCTATTGGTGATGATACAATtacaaaattaacaaaaaaaataacaaaaaaattagtatATGAAAgctttaatatatttgatttttattcaCTAGATATTAAATCCAAAGATCATTTTTATCGAGAATATTCTCAAAATGATTGGGGCcttctttatttacatttattagCAGTTGATCATATAGGTCATATAGAAGGGCCAAATTCAGAAACTATGAAAAAAtctttaataaattttgatctatttataaaagatataattaataaaatcaatgaatctcaaaaaaataataaaaatatattatttatagcGTTTGGTGATCATGGACAATTGGATTCAGGAGATCATGGTGGAATTAGCATATGTGAAACAAACAGTTCTTTGTTTGCTTATTCACCATTAAGTTTAATAAAtgttgataaaaatataaattctcgaaattttgttttatttgaCTATGGAAATGATAGTGATATAAAGAGAAAGTCTAAAAATCGACCTTCTgatgatttatttaattatcatgattttattacaaaatataaaaattcagaagatgataaaaatgatgtAATAGGTTATAGAAAATATCATTCCTCTTTAAACAGCTTAAATCGtgaaagaaaatatttttataatgttAAGTATACAAAACAAGTAAATTTAATTAGTactttatcatttttaattggCTCTACCTTACCATTTTGCAATATCGGGAATATTATTCTTGATCTTATTCCGAATGCATATGAAATTGATAGTGATACTAATGTACCATatcaaaaagaaaagaaactAAAcactgaaaaaaaaaatgtgcaCCCTAACaaagatataaaagaaaatattaaaaaaaatgtagagAATAGTAATAAACAATTTGAGCACCCAAGTCAAAGTAaagaaatgaataaattttcACATGCATACTATGATTTGTTAAATCTACATTATATTAGTGAACTGAGTTATGCTAACATGTGGCAAATAAATAgatatttaaatgaatatgaaaaaatgtatggagttataaaaaatgatgactATTAtcttattaaaaatgtgtggaaaaaaatagaaaatgagaaatcttcttttttcattCCTCATAAGGAATTTATAGACAATCaagaaatattaacaaaggaaaaagaaaaatatatagaatatataaataaaattagaGAAGCAATGGATCTTAGTCaaagatatttttattatatttttactttaaaaaatcactcttttttatttttatgtctatttataaatttatatttttttataatttttagcat is from Plasmodium berghei ANKA genome assembly, chromosome: 14 and encodes:
- a CDS encoding GPI ethanolamine phosphate transferase 3, putative, coding for MKEGGKSTSFGHVLTNHVIIFFSILLINVLILLSYINGFLFSKAGILNKSESLDVFSKKVFGNEYVEYLKTNKNVYSIINPPYDKIVILLIDSLRFDFTLYDPNYDKEWESNMMLKNGGGKKVGNGNSSINTLIEQNKIKLYLNNMINLHNILKKKKKNTRLFRFEADPPTITTARLKSILVGNISNYMDINENFNPSDNIQDNFIDQLYINKKYVTAIGDDTITKLTKKITKKLVYESFNIFDFYSLDIKSKDHFYREYSQNDWGLLYLHLLAVDHIGHIEGPNSETMKKSLINFDLFIKDIINKINESQKNNKNILFIAFGDHGQLDSGDHGGISICETNSSLFAYSPLSLINVDKNINSRNFVLFDYGNDSDIKRKSKNRPSDDLFNYHDFITKYKNSEDDKNDVIGYRKYHSSLNSLNRERKYFYNVKYTKQVNLISTLSFLIGSTLPFCNIGNIILDLIPNAYEIDSDTNVPYQKEKKLNTEKKNVHPNKDIKENIKKNVENSNKQFEHPSQSKEMNKFSHAYYDLLNLHYISELSYANMWQINRYLNEYEKMYGVIKNDDYYLIKNVWKKIENEKSSFFIPHKEFIDNQEILTKEKEKYIEYINKIREAMDLSQRYFYYIFTLKNHSFLFLCLFINLYFFIIFSIYYFFSKLNYYNKSIGSRRFVLSIILAFAILFLLNLYKQKLYIMVLSFLFLLFVGYIFFFKKSRDQNIFSIFIHTKMLIMFNILISNKLNEVAIIQENENLDPISAKPDAPFFETKPQNNIQKQANSNKFEDYSNSNIKLIHRFIIFSKNLINEMINTSYFFLQKIKFIQILRSNFFFVFSVIWSFCETSFNYVEKERHYIHILIIFYVFFSSIFQNDRISTYFFRSIPLLAILLVNLMASFRSEYFKHDKEKMFINRSALNIILPTIFYILSMLLLRRRSNKMLKKKIKFITIIIWTLQYFFVIIYLTKINKTAEFWTPLIMYMLTFSFISFIILRKSDILEKTQNKNIGNFIKKMNELCVTFFIILCSLLQFSLIIYSNTNLSIILFFYTTLIFFYFYFINTVDLKQKEDINNIKISWIRENTNADRQYSKHINTKIKEKIYLNLQKEKHIILNKSSIIDKTDIIQIQIAKLIPSISFFLINETSSYLLSSLILKYSFFLTGHTFMLNSLPLTSGYIGFGRYYWPFSQIYIFLHVFFPMIFSFLFLIYIFNLRKIKALEFFEETDFYNFYLYPLINFLFKNIFLFCVKCYVSMWTSFFLGMHIMINDYFLPNYFYLASIVIVYITLSILILSIIRRIFLR